The Christiangramia flava JLT2011 genome has a segment encoding these proteins:
- a CDS encoding response regulator produces the protein MIRTSLRILLVEDNEADAVLIERQINKIVEKPTLEVVDNLVEVRDRLVNFVPDVVLSDYNLPTCTGLDVLELVKEYDPELGFIFITGTINDEELAANTILSGASGYILKKHINNLGEKLEPLLKKVMLNMVSQEELRERIRQNKITVNQIYEYLEKIDSDNDEQLRNIERIKSAMSQFKLNDNVE, from the coding sequence ATGATTAGAACTTCTTTAAGAATCTTATTGGTTGAAGATAACGAGGCAGATGCGGTATTGATTGAACGCCAAATCAATAAGATCGTTGAGAAACCAACCCTTGAGGTGGTTGACAATCTGGTTGAGGTGCGTGATCGCCTGGTAAATTTTGTGCCAGATGTCGTTCTTTCAGATTATAATCTTCCAACCTGCACCGGCCTGGATGTCCTGGAACTCGTCAAAGAATACGATCCCGAGCTGGGGTTTATTTTTATTACCGGTACCATCAACGATGAAGAACTGGCCGCGAATACGATCCTTAGTGGTGCTTCCGGCTATATTCTGAAAAAGCACATCAATAATCTGGGCGAAAAACTGGAACCTTTATTGAAAAAGGTCATGCTGAATATGGTTTCCCAGGAAGAATTACGGGAACGCATTCGCCAGAATAAGATTACTGTAAACCAGATCTACGAATATCTTGAAAAGATCGATTCTGATAACGATGAGCAGTTGCGGAATATTGAAAGGATCAAATCTGCAATGTCTCAGTTTAAACTGAATGATAATGTTGAATAG
- the ggt gene encoding gamma-glutamyltransferase, which produces MINFRNAFVALLCCFFLFSNLQAQSGRIPVKGKNGMVVSSHYLASEVGKDILKKGGNAVDAAVATAFALSVTLPSAGNIGGGGFLLYYGADGEKTTFNFREKAPLKATPEMYLDENNHIKDQSNHDGILAVGVPGTVAGLYQAHQKQGNLSWEQLVQPAIDLAENGFEIGEDLADFSDWVYENRQKYPSTAAIFLKFDSQPFDPGDVLKQPELAGTLRRIRDQGAEGFYSGKTAKLLHQFMKENDGIITRKDLKKYRAEELAPVTGSYRNYEIVGMPPPSSGGVAVIEMLNILEGFPLKKYGQNSAQSLHLLTEAMRRAYADRALFLGDANFNPEMPLEKLTSKDYAGKLRESIEMKKASVSDSANFNKEHLAYESPETTHLSVVDQEGNAVSLTYTLEQSYGSKIVVEGAGFLLNNEMGDFNPIPGYTNSKGLIGTKPNLIAPEKRMLSSMSPTIVAKDGQPVIVIGSPGGRTIINTVLQVIVNMIDFELDIAKAIESPRFHHQWLPDVTYFESWGFSPDTMELYEAMGHEVKTRSSQGRAMGIYIDTENEELQGAADSRSPNGRAVGY; this is translated from the coding sequence ATGATCAATTTTCGAAATGCCTTTGTGGCACTGCTTTGCTGTTTCTTTTTATTTTCAAATCTCCAGGCGCAGAGCGGAAGGATTCCCGTAAAAGGAAAAAACGGAATGGTGGTGAGCAGTCATTATCTTGCTTCGGAAGTTGGGAAAGATATTCTGAAAAAAGGTGGAAATGCGGTCGATGCTGCCGTTGCTACTGCTTTTGCCTTATCGGTGACGCTGCCTTCCGCAGGAAATATTGGAGGTGGTGGCTTTCTGTTGTATTATGGTGCAGATGGGGAGAAAACCACCTTTAATTTTCGAGAAAAGGCGCCGCTAAAGGCCACTCCGGAAATGTACCTGGACGAAAATAACCATATTAAAGATCAATCCAACCACGACGGGATCCTGGCGGTAGGCGTTCCGGGAACGGTTGCAGGACTCTACCAGGCGCATCAAAAACAAGGAAATTTATCCTGGGAGCAATTAGTGCAACCTGCGATCGATCTTGCTGAAAATGGTTTTGAAATAGGAGAGGACCTGGCAGATTTTTCGGATTGGGTTTATGAAAATCGGCAAAAATATCCATCTACTGCAGCCATTTTTCTGAAGTTTGATTCTCAGCCTTTTGATCCCGGTGATGTTCTTAAACAACCTGAACTGGCAGGGACTCTCCGGCGAATCAGGGACCAGGGCGCTGAGGGGTTTTATTCTGGGAAAACGGCAAAATTGCTGCATCAGTTCATGAAGGAAAATGACGGGATCATAACCCGGAAAGATCTTAAGAAATACCGTGCGGAAGAATTGGCACCGGTAACCGGCAGTTATCGCAACTACGAAATTGTAGGAATGCCACCTCCAAGTTCCGGGGGCGTGGCAGTGATCGAAATGTTGAATATCCTGGAAGGTTTTCCGTTGAAAAAGTATGGCCAGAATTCAGCTCAAAGCCTGCACCTGTTAACGGAAGCGATGCGACGCGCCTATGCCGATCGCGCGTTATTCCTTGGAGATGCCAATTTCAATCCTGAAATGCCCTTGGAAAAACTAACCTCAAAAGACTATGCCGGGAAACTTCGGGAATCTATTGAAATGAAAAAAGCTTCCGTCAGCGATTCGGCCAATTTTAATAAAGAGCATCTTGCCTATGAAAGTCCGGAAACCACCCATCTATCCGTAGTAGATCAAGAAGGCAATGCGGTTTCGTTAACTTATACGCTGGAACAATCTTACGGATCGAAGATCGTGGTGGAAGGAGCGGGATTTCTGCTAAATAATGAAATGGGTGATTTTAATCCAATTCCCGGTTATACCAATTCCAAAGGTTTGATTGGTACGAAACCAAACCTGATCGCTCCTGAAAAACGCATGCTATCGAGTATGAGTCCTACAATTGTTGCCAAAGATGGCCAACCGGTGATCGTAATTGGTTCGCCGGGAGGGCGCACCATCATTAATACCGTGCTGCAAGTGATCGTGAATATGATCGATTTTGAACTGGATATCGCCAAGGCTATAGAATCTCCCAGGTTTCACCACCAGTGGCTCCCTGATGTTACTTATTTTGAGAGCTGGGGTTTTTCGCCTGATACTATGGAATTATATGAAGCGATGGGACACGAGGTGAAAACTCGTTCTTCGCAGGGTCGTGCGATGGGAATTTATATAGATACTGAAAATGAAGAATTACAGGGCGCAGCAGATTCTCGTAGCCCTAATGGTCGTGCTGTGGGTTATTGA
- a CDS encoding response regulator transcription factor, which produces MNPGGTFQQKLKQLQAFSHLIPGMIIIRRMDDFCPVFISEKGLKSLGKELTEIQAEPDNFQNAYFHNEDLFDYREKLAGIQTMAENTSSFSFFQQIKLAQENEWIWHSCSAEIFHLDEQGKSTHIITIANPVNHLKHLPNKLNRLVAENLFFKQNLEKFLLLGKREKEVLRLVALGKSSAEIAEELFISFDTVNTHRKNIKEKLKITSNYGFAQYAQAFDLY; this is translated from the coding sequence ATGAACCCAGGAGGCACCTTTCAGCAAAAGCTGAAACAGCTCCAGGCATTTTCCCATTTGATACCGGGCATGATCATCATTCGCAGAATGGATGATTTTTGCCCGGTATTTATTTCAGAAAAAGGACTCAAATCGCTTGGCAAAGAGCTTACTGAAATTCAGGCAGAACCAGATAATTTTCAGAATGCCTATTTTCACAACGAAGACCTTTTCGATTATCGCGAGAAGTTGGCGGGCATACAAACTATGGCAGAAAATACTTCCAGTTTTAGCTTTTTTCAGCAGATCAAACTCGCGCAGGAAAACGAATGGATCTGGCACTCCTGCTCTGCGGAAATTTTCCATCTGGATGAACAGGGAAAATCTACTCATATTATCACCATTGCGAATCCCGTAAATCACCTGAAACATCTTCCGAATAAACTGAACAGGCTCGTTGCCGAAAACCTGTTCTTCAAACAAAATCTCGAAAAATTTCTTTTACTCGGCAAGAGAGAAAAAGAAGTCCTCAGGTTAGTAGCGCTCGGAAAAAGCTCAGCCGAAATCGCTGAAGAACTTTTTATTTCTTTTGATACGGTAAATACTCACCGAAAAAATATCAAAGAGAAACTGAAGATCACCAGCAATTACGGCTTCGCCCAGTATGCCCAGGCTTTTGACCTATACTGA
- a CDS encoding CheR family methyltransferase, with protein sequence MEKTKKGTQKKPVSKNITEQPRIVAVGASAGGLEALKLFFKKIPENDKNAYVVIQHLSPDYKSMMGELLKKNTNLPIVQISDQMEVKGGQIYLIPPANNLVLEDNILILRDKPKNQTLNLPIDMFFESMAQQREERAIGIVLSGTGSDGTRGVRAIKEHNGMVMVQDPSEAKFDGMPKSAINTGLVDYILPVEEMAPELKNFLSSPAVFHFEDGDVKYDEKELNKILSYIDEKAGLDFREYKYATLARRVARRVNICKCKTLTDYHEYLQNNDEEVEILYREFLIGVTKFFRDDKVWQVLRTKVFPKMIEEKQDGEVLKVWDVGCSTGEEAYSFAMCLHEEMEKQNKNLEIKIFATDISQPHLDIGSKGIYPESIVADVSKDLLLKYFLSKSHSYQIVEKIRRMVIFSKHNIIKNPPFSNMDMVVCRNLLIYFQNSIQKKAINVLHYALKEQGILVLGTSESVHSHKESFAEIDRRWKIYKNIEPSRRLKNGISHATSNGEMRNTRLVENRSSRERKSFKNRSNPIRQKIQQEFHDAILEQFGAATVFVDSDYNILHALGEFRKYAHLPVSGFSINLLEMLPSDLKYMVQSTLNKANKEHRRMIYRDALIKKEDGEKFGADIIIKPLENHSIDGETNFIITFVEKDTLVEEIEEVQKVSPSNQTKEYVANLEEELKKTKEELQTSMEEIETSNEELQAANEELLASNEELQSTNEELQSVNEEINTVNAENIQKMDDLAALNADMNNLLKSTDIGVIFLDSDLMIRKFTPAIKKHFNLINGDIGRPIDSFTTSFGLSRKHSFMERCKKVLQIGKTQEKHIVSREGRNYLQRISPYVDSNDNIDGVVITFIDIENIQKSKEKLIASEKRFKSFYEDDPVLHLSVDPKTKLVVQCNRKAVQKLGYETKEDIIGRPIFEFFEKNTKIADFKKQAKKTQVNEFTNMDQNMLTANNKNLPVLLNATGEMDENNELKTIRYTCVDISALKHAEEQLKEQKADLERANRDLEQFVSICSHDLQEPLSTIKFGSDVLGKMYADKLDEKGENYVKYIKNASDRLSAQIKGLLEHSRIGKNGKKVSVNMNEVVEVVKYDLGKSIRDSSAKIYVGDLPKLKGYEIELRLLFQNLISNAIKYVPENRDPEIRISAYEEGNYWVFSIMDNGVGISKEDQKNIFTIFNRVPGQNEIEGTGVGLAHVEKIVLLHEGTIWVDSQKDVGSTFFFKLKK encoded by the coding sequence ATGGAGAAGACAAAAAAGGGAACTCAAAAGAAGCCTGTTTCTAAGAATATTACCGAGCAGCCGAGAATCGTGGCTGTAGGTGCGAGCGCAGGGGGTCTAGAAGCACTGAAATTGTTCTTTAAGAAGATACCTGAGAATGATAAAAATGCTTACGTAGTCATTCAGCATTTGTCGCCAGACTACAAAAGTATGATGGGGGAATTATTGAAGAAAAATACCAATTTACCCATTGTCCAGATCTCTGACCAGATGGAGGTGAAAGGTGGCCAGATCTACCTGATTCCCCCGGCCAATAACCTGGTACTGGAAGATAATATTTTAATCTTAAGGGATAAGCCTAAGAACCAGACGCTAAACCTTCCAATCGATATGTTTTTTGAGTCGATGGCGCAGCAGCGTGAGGAACGTGCGATCGGGATCGTATTGAGCGGAACCGGAAGTGACGGGACACGTGGGGTGCGTGCGATCAAAGAGCACAATGGAATGGTGATGGTTCAGGATCCTTCAGAAGCGAAATTCGACGGAATGCCAAAAAGTGCTATCAACACAGGCCTGGTAGATTATATTCTGCCCGTGGAAGAAATGGCACCCGAATTAAAAAATTTCCTTTCTTCTCCCGCGGTTTTTCATTTTGAAGACGGCGATGTAAAATATGACGAAAAAGAACTGAATAAGATCCTGAGCTATATCGATGAAAAAGCCGGGCTGGATTTCAGGGAATATAAATATGCCACGCTCGCAAGGAGGGTGGCACGAAGGGTAAACATCTGTAAGTGCAAGACCTTGACAGATTATCATGAATACCTTCAGAATAACGACGAGGAAGTAGAGATACTCTACCGTGAATTCCTGATTGGAGTGACCAAATTCTTCCGTGATGATAAGGTATGGCAGGTTTTGAGAACCAAGGTTTTTCCGAAGATGATCGAGGAGAAACAGGATGGGGAAGTGCTCAAAGTCTGGGATGTTGGTTGTAGCACCGGAGAGGAAGCCTATTCCTTTGCGATGTGCCTGCATGAGGAAATGGAAAAGCAGAATAAAAATCTGGAAATCAAGATTTTTGCGACTGATATTTCCCAACCGCATCTGGATATTGGCAGTAAGGGGATTTACCCGGAAAGTATTGTGGCCGATGTTTCCAAAGATCTGCTGCTGAAATATTTCCTAAGCAAATCTCACAGCTACCAGATCGTGGAAAAGATCAGGAGAATGGTGATTTTCTCCAAACATAATATTATTAAAAACCCGCCATTCAGTAATATGGACATGGTGGTTTGCCGAAATCTGCTCATCTATTTCCAGAACAGCATTCAGAAAAAAGCGATAAATGTGCTTCATTATGCTTTAAAGGAACAGGGGATCCTGGTGCTTGGAACGAGTGAAAGCGTGCACAGTCACAAAGAATCTTTTGCTGAAATTGACAGAAGGTGGAAGATCTATAAAAATATCGAACCCAGCCGAAGGCTCAAGAACGGCATTAGCCACGCGACCTCTAACGGGGAAATGCGCAACACCAGGCTGGTGGAAAATCGTTCTTCGCGAGAACGCAAAAGTTTTAAAAATCGCTCTAATCCTATCAGGCAGAAAATTCAGCAGGAATTTCATGATGCCATCCTGGAACAATTCGGAGCCGCAACGGTTTTTGTTGATTCAGATTACAACATTTTGCATGCGCTGGGCGAATTCAGGAAATATGCGCATTTACCGGTAAGCGGTTTTTCCATCAATCTTTTGGAAATGCTGCCATCCGACCTTAAATATATGGTTCAGTCTACCTTGAATAAGGCCAACAAGGAGCATAGGCGAATGATCTATCGCGATGCGCTGATCAAAAAGGAAGACGGAGAAAAATTTGGAGCCGATATCATCATCAAACCGCTGGAAAATCACAGCATTGATGGAGAAACCAATTTCATTATCACTTTTGTTGAAAAAGACACGCTCGTAGAGGAGATCGAAGAGGTGCAGAAGGTGAGTCCGTCGAACCAGACCAAAGAATATGTGGCCAACCTGGAGGAAGAGCTGAAAAAGACCAAGGAAGAGCTACAAACTTCGATGGAAGAGATCGAGACCAGCAATGAAGAGCTGCAGGCGGCCAATGAAGAATTGCTTGCTTCCAATGAGGAATTGCAGTCTACGAACGAGGAACTGCAGAGTGTAAACGAGGAGATCAATACGGTAAATGCCGAGAACATTCAGAAAATGGATGATCTTGCCGCGCTGAATGCCGATATGAACAACCTCCTGAAAAGTACCGATATTGGGGTGATCTTCCTGGATTCAGATTTGATGATCCGGAAATTTACTCCGGCTATCAAGAAGCATTTTAACCTGATCAATGGGGATATTGGCCGTCCTATCGACAGTTTTACGACCAGTTTCGGTCTCAGTCGTAAACATAGTTTTATGGAGCGTTGTAAAAAGGTGCTTCAAATTGGTAAAACCCAGGAAAAACATATCGTTTCCCGGGAAGGCCGCAATTACCTTCAGCGAATTTCACCCTATGTGGATTCCAATGACAACATCGATGGAGTGGTGATTACTTTTATCGATATCGAAAATATTCAGAAGTCCAAAGAAAAACTGATCGCCAGTGAGAAGCGTTTTAAATCTTTCTATGAAGATGATCCGGTATTGCATTTGAGCGTGGATCCTAAAACAAAACTCGTCGTGCAGTGTAACCGAAAAGCCGTTCAGAAGCTGGGTTACGAAACGAAAGAGGATATCATCGGAAGACCGATCTTTGAGTTCTTTGAAAAGAATACGAAAATAGCTGATTTCAAGAAGCAGGCGAAAAAGACCCAGGTAAATGAGTTTACCAATATGGATCAAAACATGCTGACGGCTAATAATAAAAACCTGCCGGTGCTGCTAAATGCAACGGGAGAAATGGATGAAAATAACGAGCTGAAAACCATTCGTTATACCTGCGTGGATATTTCAGCCTTGAAACATGCCGAAGAACAACTGAAGGAGCAGAAAGCTGACCTGGAACGCGCGAATCGTGACCTGGAACAGTTTGTTTCCATATGTTCCCATGACCTTCAGGAGCCGCTTTCAACCATCAAATTTGGTAGTGACGTGCTTGGAAAAATGTATGCCGATAAGCTGGATGAGAAAGGCGAAAATTATGTGAAATACATTAAAAATGCTTCTGACAGGCTTTCGGCACAGATAAAAGGCCTGCTCGAACATTCGAGAATTGGGAAGAACGGCAAGAAGGTAAGCGTGAACATGAACGAGGTGGTGGAAGTCGTGAAGTATGACCTCGGGAAGAGCATCAGGGATTCCAGCGCTAAAATTTATGTGGGAGACCTTCCGAAGCTTAAAGGTTACGAGATCGAGCTCCGTTTGTTATTCCAGAATCTTATCAGTAACGCCATTAAATATGTTCCGGAGAATCGCGATCCCGAGATCAGGATCTCGGCTTATGAGGAAGGAAATTACTGGGTGTTCTCTATTATGGATAACGGTGTAGGAATTTCCAAGGAAGACCAGAAGAACATTTTCACCATTTTCAACAGGGTGCCCGGCCAGAACGAAATAGAAGGTACCGGGGTTGGCCTTGCGCACGTAGAAAAGATTGTGCTGCTCCACGAAGGAACGATTTGGGTAGACTCCCAGAAAGACGTGGGGAGTACCTTTTTCTTTAAACTGAAAAAATAA
- a CDS encoding biliverdin-producing heme oxygenase produces MLNSLREATERLHRELEKENLANKITDHSISLEEYKLLMLQNHVAYSVVEDQLFKILDIYSPSKTQLIEEDLKSLNLEPVTCGHIRFEIFNKAEAMGAAYVILGSAMGGFIIGREMKNCESLKDLPGQQFYSEDREGVKNWNNFTKTLKNASFTEEEVQMAQQKAIETFQIFSIAYKTEVPVY; encoded by the coding sequence ATGTTGAATAGCCTGCGCGAGGCTACTGAAAGGCTCCACCGGGAGCTGGAAAAAGAAAACCTGGCCAATAAAATTACCGATCATTCCATTTCTCTTGAAGAATACAAATTGCTGATGCTTCAGAATCATGTGGCGTACAGCGTGGTGGAAGATCAGCTTTTCAAAATACTGGATATTTACAGTCCCTCCAAAACGCAGTTGATCGAAGAAGATCTGAAAAGTCTGAATCTTGAACCGGTTACCTGCGGGCATATTCGGTTTGAGATTTTCAATAAGGCCGAAGCTATGGGTGCTGCCTACGTGATCCTGGGATCAGCGATGGGTGGCTTTATCATTGGCCGTGAAATGAAGAATTGCGAGTCCTTAAAAGATTTGCCAGGTCAGCAGTTTTATAGTGAAGATCGCGAAGGTGTGAAGAACTGGAACAACTTTACGAAAACTCTGAAAAACGCTTCCTTTACAGAAGAAGAAGTGCAAATGGCCCAGCAAAAAGCGATCGAAACCTTTCAAATCTTTTCGATAGCTTATAAAACCGAAGTTCCGGTTTACTAA
- a CDS encoding ATP-binding protein encodes MSQNSQYPEEVDLSSCEKEPIHIIGKTQSHGVLVASDKETFRITQIGKNAGEIFGISHSELLGKQLEELVGSEYGQFLRNLVDEDELLEVREISIHDSSFVAIPHISGESLVVDFEPVGKSANSFNFQAQLTKILNNLNASETSLELCEDVARITKNIFGYDRVMVYRFDEEWNGQVVAEEREEHLESWLGLHYPASDIPKQARELFFKNRVRIISDVNYQPVEITPQFSPINGEPLDLSKSKLRGVSPIHIEYLQNMKVGASLTAALISNGKLWGLLACHHYSARFINYYQRQTCEFLIQIFSNELSLKESNLFLKQIDEQAAVREQLLKQVHSAGSIRKGLSEGEARFTDVMDCCGGAIMLKGKIKLVGKTPDKKQVKSLIKEFLAKKSESLFFTKNLIQFYPAAKRFQDSGSGILSVRLGQSDKDFLIWFRPEVVQLVDWGGNPQNKASYDEEKQRLTPRKSFEKWTQELTGVSAAWKDYDLSAARLLRESVSYVILENQKKEINDLNDQLVEAHNELELFSQGLSHDLKAPLRGIDGYAHILKEDYYSKLEKDGKLAVDTILSSAEEMRDLIDNILSFAGVSNQDLNKSVNSSSHMVQDILVSFNVKNNYPHTSIEIEENLPKIIGDRRMLGQVWSNLLANALKYSEKSENPKIEIGSAAHHNKTIYFVKDNGIGFDPKFSEDIFDLFSRRSGDDYTGSGIGLAIAKKIVEKHDGEIWAESKPGEGSTFYFYV; translated from the coding sequence ATGTCTCAAAATAGCCAGTACCCTGAAGAAGTTGATCTGTCCAGTTGTGAGAAAGAACCCATTCATATTATCGGGAAAACCCAGTCGCACGGCGTACTGGTAGCCAGTGATAAGGAAACTTTCAGGATCACGCAGATTGGGAAAAATGCTGGCGAGATCTTCGGAATCTCTCATTCAGAGCTGCTTGGGAAACAACTCGAGGAGCTGGTTGGTTCAGAATATGGGCAGTTTCTTCGAAATCTGGTTGATGAAGACGAATTGCTGGAAGTAAGAGAAATCAGTATTCATGATTCTTCGTTCGTGGCGATTCCGCATATTTCAGGGGAAAGCCTGGTGGTAGATTTTGAACCGGTGGGGAAATCGGCCAATTCTTTTAATTTTCAGGCCCAGCTCACTAAAATTCTGAATAATCTCAATGCTTCGGAAACTTCTCTGGAATTGTGCGAGGACGTGGCCAGGATCACGAAAAATATTTTCGGCTATGATCGTGTCATGGTCTATCGATTCGATGAAGAATGGAATGGACAGGTTGTTGCTGAAGAACGGGAAGAACACCTGGAAAGCTGGTTGGGGCTGCATTATCCCGCAAGCGATATTCCGAAGCAGGCACGCGAGCTTTTTTTTAAGAACCGTGTACGTATCATTTCAGATGTAAATTACCAGCCGGTCGAAATCACTCCGCAGTTTTCTCCTATAAATGGGGAACCTCTGGACCTTTCAAAATCGAAATTACGCGGTGTTTCTCCAATTCATATCGAATATTTACAGAATATGAAGGTGGGCGCCTCGCTTACGGCCGCGCTCATCAGCAACGGCAAACTATGGGGGCTGCTGGCCTGCCATCACTATTCAGCACGTTTTATCAATTATTACCAGCGGCAAACCTGCGAGTTTCTGATACAGATATTCTCTAACGAATTATCGCTAAAGGAATCCAATCTTTTCCTGAAGCAGATCGATGAACAGGCAGCCGTCCGAGAGCAGCTTTTGAAACAGGTACATTCTGCAGGAAGTATCCGGAAAGGCCTTTCAGAAGGAGAGGCCAGGTTCACTGATGTGATGGACTGCTGCGGTGGTGCGATCATGTTAAAAGGTAAGATCAAACTGGTAGGAAAGACACCTGATAAGAAGCAGGTGAAATCACTTATCAAAGAATTCCTGGCCAAAAAGTCTGAAAGCCTGTTTTTCACTAAAAATCTTATTCAGTTTTACCCCGCGGCAAAACGTTTTCAGGACAGTGGTTCAGGGATTTTAAGCGTGAGATTGGGACAGAGCGATAAGGATTTTCTCATCTGGTTCCGGCCAGAAGTGGTTCAGTTAGTGGACTGGGGCGGGAATCCACAAAATAAAGCCTCCTATGATGAAGAAAAACAACGTCTCACTCCGCGGAAATCTTTTGAAAAATGGACGCAGGAACTCACCGGTGTTTCAGCAGCCTGGAAAGATTACGATCTATCTGCTGCGCGATTGCTGAGAGAAAGCGTGAGTTACGTAATCTTAGAGAATCAGAAGAAGGAGATCAACGATTTAAACGATCAGCTGGTGGAAGCTCATAATGAGCTGGAACTTTTCAGCCAGGGATTATCTCATGACCTGAAGGCACCACTTCGCGGAATTGACGGTTATGCGCATATCCTCAAAGAAGATTATTACAGTAAGCTCGAAAAGGACGGAAAACTGGCGGTAGATACTATCTTGAGTTCAGCAGAAGAAATGCGGGATTTAATTGACAATATTCTTTCTTTTGCCGGTGTTTCCAACCAGGATCTCAACAAAAGCGTGAATTCCAGTTCGCATATGGTACAGGACATACTGGTGTCATTCAACGTGAAGAATAATTATCCGCATACCAGTATCGAAATTGAGGAAAATCTTCCGAAGATCATTGGAGATAGAAGGATGCTGGGGCAGGTTTGGTCTAACCTGCTGGCCAATGCCCTGAAATATTCCGAAAAATCGGAAAACCCTAAAATTGAGATCGGTAGCGCCGCTCATCACAACAAAACCATCTATTTTGTAAAAGATAATGGGATAGGTTTCGATCCTAAATTCAGCGAAGACATTTTCGACCTTTTTTCCCGTAGATCGGGCGACGATTATACCGGATCGGGTATTGGGCTTGCGATCGCTAAAAAAATCGTTGAAAAGCATGATGGGGAAATTTGGGCTGAAAGCAAACCCGGGGAAGGCTCTACATTTTATTTTTACGTTTAA
- the proC gene encoding pyrroline-5-carboxylate reductase has translation MKTLVIGAGNMGLTYAEGMAKSPMLGRRNLMVFDKSADVIARLREMDHFDVYEKLEDCLPQADMVFIAVKPYHCEELFEEMKPMVNKDQIFVSLMAGVTIAKIQAGLNARKVVRSMPNLPAQVGKGVTSYTESQEVSKVELLMVRNLLDTTGESIHVENENFIDASTGISGSGPAYVFYFMNSMLEAALKMGFSKNDSRVLVSQTFEGAVELFNRNDLSPDTWMDRVASKGGTTRAALDSMDDNNVKELIKEAAYAAFDRAVELGEDK, from the coding sequence ATGAAAACATTAGTTATTGGAGCAGGAAACATGGGTCTAACGTATGCGGAAGGTATGGCGAAATCGCCAATGCTGGGTCGCAGAAACCTGATGGTTTTTGACAAATCTGCCGATGTGATCGCAAGATTGCGGGAAATGGACCATTTCGATGTGTACGAGAAACTTGAAGACTGTCTTCCACAGGCTGATATGGTATTTATAGCGGTAAAACCTTACCATTGTGAAGAGTTGTTTGAAGAGATGAAACCTATGGTGAATAAAGACCAGATCTTCGTTTCCTTGATGGCCGGGGTGACCATCGCCAAAATTCAGGCGGGATTGAATGCCAGAAAAGTGGTGCGTTCCATGCCCAATTTACCAGCGCAGGTAGGAAAAGGCGTCACTTCTTATACCGAATCTCAGGAAGTTTCAAAAGTAGAATTGCTCATGGTAAGAAACCTGCTTGACACGACTGGGGAATCTATCCATGTTGAGAATGAGAACTTTATTGATGCTTCTACCGGAATTTCAGGAAGTGGGCCTGCATATGTCTTTTATTTTATGAATTCCATGCTGGAAGCCGCTCTGAAAATGGGCTTTTCGAAGAACGATTCCCGTGTACTGGTAAGTCAGACTTTTGAAGGTGCCGTGGAATTGTTCAATCGAAATGATCTTTCTCCAGATACTTGGATGGATCGTGTAGCCTCAAAAGGTGGAACCACGCGAGCCGCACTGGATTCCATGGACGATAATAATGTAAAGGAATTAATTAAAGAAGCTGCCTACGCCGCATTTGATCGAGCGGTAGAACTAGGCGAAGATAAATAA
- a CDS encoding pseudouridine synthase produces the protein MVNFMHAHFKIYKPFGYLSQFITNQQKQKKTKMLGELGDFPEGTMAIGRLDKDSEGLLLLTTNGKLSKLITAGKIEKEYVAQVDGEITSEAIDNLQKGVEISINGKKYLTANCKCSLLDSAPGFPERGRAIRSERHGPTSWISITLTEGKFRQVRKMTAAVGFPTLRLVRVRIGNEKLDNMQPGEVQQKLLFDI, from the coding sequence ATGGTGAATTTCATGCATGCTCATTTCAAGATCTATAAACCATTTGGCTACCTGAGCCAGTTCATCACCAATCAGCAAAAACAGAAGAAAACAAAGATGCTGGGAGAACTTGGAGACTTCCCGGAAGGCACAATGGCGATTGGAAGACTGGATAAAGACAGTGAAGGCCTGCTCCTCCTCACTACGAATGGTAAACTGAGCAAGCTTATCACGGCCGGTAAGATCGAAAAAGAATATGTGGCGCAAGTTGATGGAGAAATCACCAGCGAGGCTATTGACAATCTTCAAAAGGGCGTGGAGATCAGCATCAATGGGAAGAAATATTTAACTGCAAACTGCAAGTGCAGCCTCTTGGATTCCGCACCCGGTTTTCCGGAGAGAGGACGGGCTATCCGCAGTGAACGTCATGGCCCCACCAGCTGGATATCTATTACGCTAACAGAAGGAAAATTCCGCCAGGTGCGAAAAATGACTGCTGCTGTTGGTTTTCCTACCTTGCGCCTGGTTCGTGTGAGAATTGGAAACGAAAAACTGGACAATATGCAGCCGGGAGAAGTTCAGCAAAAACTACTTTTTGATATTTGA